Within Lolium rigidum isolate FL_2022 chromosome 5, APGP_CSIRO_Lrig_0.1, whole genome shotgun sequence, the genomic segment GTCCATGCATCAAGCTCAGCTGAGCTTACAGTTTCCAATCTTATATCTATAGCTGCTATGAAGAAATAAGTTACAAAAAGTCTGTTACTTTGCTCGCTATTCAGATAATTAGATAAATCCCATTAATGCTGTCCATTTATTTTCTCATATTTTGCCTCACATGCTGCTGTGGAATGTGGTAATAATTTCTTGTGCGACTTGATCAAGACAAAAGGCTGCTAGGAAAAAGTGGTTTGGCCAAATAAAATACAGTATAATGCACTGCATTGATAAGTAGGAATTCAAAATGACCACGAGTCACCTGTAATATTTCGATCCGAGGCATGCAATTTCACATGTTATGGATAGTTAGGAAAGCCTCAAACAAAGGCATGTCAGTTTACACTTGTGCACGACGAGGGCTCCATAAGAAAGATTGAGGCCTATTGTATCTGCACGCATACACCAGATTGATTACTCCTGCATTTGCTGTTTGAGCTGCAAATAAATATGCTCTGTTTCACCTGCGTTCTCCATGCACAATATAAAAAGATGCAGTGGTGACCAAATAAGCTCAATGGATCAAAGTATGAAGGGCTAGCACTTACACCCAGCTTTTTCTCCACCGCTTTGATCACCTCTTGGACCTGACATATCTACATGACATCACATGGTTTGGAGCCTAAACACGTCGAACTTGAAGCTACATTTCCAATATCAACATGGTTAAGCAACTTAAGTTACACACTTGAGATTACAAATGTTGCAGGAGATACGACAACTAAAATTTGTAAAAACTGAACCCTATCAAAGTACCAGAGCAAATCAGAAATGGCATGTGCAAATCTGAAGGAACTGTTGTGGGGCATGGTAGAGTTGACGGGGAACAACGGCTTTCACGTGAACGACGCCATTCTTCACAATTGCACACTACTACTCAGGATATATGCAATTCAATTTTGAAAAATGATTTACCTTATTATGTTTCCTGTAAGTGGATGTCAAAAATTTAAATACTGGGAGATCATAAATGCTGCTGTGAGAAATAAACCTACAGTGTATGGATTCTTCAGTTAAGTTGCATATTATCAAACCCCATAGAGCAGTTCACAGTGGTAGTGCCCCTTGGACATTCTTCATCAAAGATGAACACTGCAAGAACTGTAACACGGTTAAGTTTAGTGGTATACCTCAGTGGTATACCCGCAAAAAATAAAAGTTCAGTGGTAGGAACCATAAAGACAATAGCATCTGCAATTCCAATTATTTCAGCACACATTCTACTTTTATGATATGATGTCTACCATGCAAGAATCAAATAGATAAATTGTGACACATTTATATAACCTGAAATCAGAAGCAGCAGAACATAACATGCAAATAACTCCATCTTTGTCTACCTTGTAATAGAGGAAACTGGAGGGAGAGTGTTGTATCAcgtgaagagagagagaggataggaaaaacatatgGGTAGCACCACAACGATGGCATCGTGGATCTGCACCGCTAGGAAAATATAATCTTGCAAACTGCTGTGGATCTGCACTGTTGGACAAATCAACCACATATACATGGTTAGATTCTGTGAAATCAAGAGGGGGTTGAGGTTTAGATCAGAATATGAATTCTGCTAAGGCTTCATTGGAGGTAGATATGGTGAGTGCGGGGGATATGGAGTGCAAGCATGGGGGAGGGGGATGCCGCCCCGAGATGCACGCCAGAGACAGAGCGGCCATTGGCCAAGTGAGGGAGGGGTGGCTGGAACATGGTAACTGCGTCACTTATGCGGCCGCATCAGAAGGGGAGGACATGGATAAGGGAGTTGCTCTCCCACCTAGAGGAAAGGGCTTCCGTCTCCGGTCTCCCTGGTCTGCAGCTCGGTGGCACCGGCGCTTTCGCGGGACAGCGAGATGCGGCGGGGAGAGGCCTGCAGCCAGCGGCGCAGCGATCCAAATTGATTTTTTCCGTAGTCCTGCAGCCAAATTGCCCTTCCCTAGCAGCGCTTGGAAGAAAATGGCGAGGATGGCGTTGGTGAGATCGCACGATCATGGAACACGCCGGCGACCTCGGAAGGCCGAGGATGGGGCTTCTCTGGCCACGCGTGGAGGACGTCGACGGGTGGAGGAAGGAGATTGTTGGGGTGAGGAGgcatggcggctagggttggctaGAAAGGGATCGCCAGGGGAGAGAAGCTAGGGGCGTAGGAGCAAGACTGTGTATTGCATTGTGATGGGCCTGGCCCAGCTTGGCGGAACCATCGAACGAGGTTGGATGAAGGGGGCGACGTAGTGCGGACGACCAAAACTTTGGTCGTAGTGCGCTCTCGGCAGAATAGGGAACACCTtcgtcctttttaagtagtgtagatactCAGCATACGTAAACGGCACCGTTTGTGAGTAATTTTTTGTTGAGAAAAAGGCGAAAGGATTTGTATTTAGGTGTACCATTGCACATTGATGGATGGTTGGCATTGTCTACATATTTTCGAGTAAATATGTGACTAAAAAAAGTCAAATGTGGCGTGTGTTCATCAATTATATGAAGAAGATAGCTACCCCTAAGCAGTAAAATATGCACCACACATAACAACTACAACTTGTTCCATGATTGGTCAATATGTTAGTGTATACTCCAGTTAATAAAAACATTTCTAATAAAAAAGCAAGTATGCATCCATCCATCCAGGTCCAACAATAATAAGCTACAAAAGCCGACACTTCCGTTGTCATTTGTCAAGTAAGCAAACTAGCCAGCTCGGCTTCGGACCCAATCAAACCCAAGAAGGGACCAAGAAGTTCCCCGACCATGGCGCCCAGCAACAGCAACGCCACCTACCctttcctcgtcctcctcctcctcctcgccgccgtcgcaGTAGCTGCGGAGGCGACGCCGACGGCGTACGACATGCTGGAGCGGTACGACTTCCCCCGGGGCATCCTGCCGGAAGGGGTGCAAGGGTACGACCTCGGCCCGGACGGCGGCTTCCAGGTCTACTTCCCGCGGGAGTGCCAGTTCCTGCTGGGTAAGCAGTGGCTGGTCAAGTACAACAAACGCATCGCCGGCACCGCCACGGCGGACAAGCTGGCGGCGCTGGAGGGCATCTACGTCAAGGTGCTCTTCCTCTGGATCCCCGTCGCCGAGGTCGACCGCGACGGCGACCGCCTCAGCTTCTACATCGGCCCCGTCTCCACCTCCTTCCCGCTCGGCGACTTCGCCGACAGCCCGCACTGCCGCGgatacgacgccgccgccgtcgctgtgGCCGTCTCGTGAATTATTGCGTATGCTGTACAAGATGTTGTCTTTGGTTCGGTCATTTGCCTGGCCGTTTAATTAGTGCCAGGCAGGGTATTACTGATTAGCTACTGCTGCGGTGCATAATACTCCAGCAAATTTTACTTGGAAAAAGCTGTTTGATACCAGCTTGATCATTtgatcaagactcccatgaatgaaTCACTGCTCTAATGCTATTTTTATCCTGAACTTATAACATTATGCCAAGCTTTACCGCGTATTTTTCCGCATGATTCTGACATTGAGgcaatatatatggaagaaagagATTAGTGGGGTAAACGTTGTCCAAAAATCACGAACATGAGGTGAAAAGTGAAATTCACATTATATTATTAGCCATGAATTAGCTTATGGGCAATAGTAATAAACACTACTCCAAATAAGTAAAATAttctacccgcaaaaaaaaagtaaaattgtCATGAAAATACTGGACTATGAAATGTGGTATGATCGGAGTCATAGTCCTTAGGTCGTCGAAGCAACTATACCTACTGGCcataatttaatttaatttaatttactcTCTCTATCTCATGAAATATGTCtgagatttgtttaaatttagatgtatctagtcaCTAAATAGTATCTACTTCCTccgatctcttttaattgactcggatttactaCAACTTTGAACTAAATTTGTGTCAATTAAAAAAACGTGATGaaatagatacatttaaattttaacaaatatcCGACATATTTTATGGGACGGAGGAAGTAATTTAGTTACTCTAGATATTATGTTATACAGTACTAAACTGGTGGCCTTCCCTACGGTACCAAAGGCCTATTCATAACGCGGAAATTTGAAAGATGCTCTATTTTGTGTGAACTGAACTGTTTCGTGCCAAATTCATATGAAACTCGCATGTAATGGAAGATACGGTCAGCCAGAATAGGTAACAGCATAGACGTTCCAAATAAGGTCGGTTAAAGGGGGCCAAGCCAAGGCAGGAAGAAAAGCAAAATTGGAGCAGGGTTGGTTGGCCATTGCGTCGCTTGGCGGTTCAGCAAGGCCTAAGTTTGGTACTGCTATGATAACACGATAAATGAAAAGGCTACTTCTCTCTACTCCTCCCTCTTTAAATCCAAGAACACTTCATATTTTGAGTCTAATTTTAACCATTTATTTTACcataaaatatgagttatatgacaTACCAAAAAAATACTCAGTCCGTTAGTGTGTTTGGTTTACGCCATTTGTTGCCCTGCCACTTTTTGCCAACCATTGGCTAGCTAAAATATTTGTCAGGAATTCCttagcttcatgtttggccaaaaACATTAGATGAAGTTATTAAGGGAATGTGAGGTATGTGGGCTACTTTTCATAGGCAACCAAATTTTGGTTGGGCACACTTGGTCACGAACCATCAACTCAGCTTTGTCTAAATATAGTCTATTAATTTGGAATTGAGGCGTATGGCATTGTATTCGTATTTGAAAGAAATTTTCCATGATATACTCTGGTGACATAACTAATCTTTTATTGGTTAATTTGTTAGTCAAAGTAAGATACAATGTGGCTTTGTATACATAGACAGAGGGAGTATCTGAATAAGAAACCCATTTCATGATCTGTAAACAGTAGGTAGAGTAATACAAGATCTAAAATCACAGGTGCGTGATTAAAATTGAAAAGGGGAAAAGGTTGATATTAAAGCTAGGTGCATAGTTAAGTGATTCAATCACGAGGAAGACATGGTATTTTTCAATATTCAATGGGGTATCCCTTCCAAAGCATTCAGCCGTTGTCATTCAAAAACATTACACGGATATAGAGGATTAATTACTGTATAGACGTGTTTACATCTGTTCAGTAAGAACGTGTTTAACAGAGCATCTGCATTCAACTAGTCGAAAAGTAGATCAAGCCATCAAATTTACTTCAAAAAATGTTAAGTACAGACAGATCTGCACAGGATGGCAACGAATTGTACAAAACCATGTCCTGGTTGAACCAAATAAAAAACATTGGCATTCTTGAGATTACATGGATATCAAAGAATAGACCAAAACATGCATCTATGATCTGTCTCCATACAGCTGACGTATACAAACATATCTAAATGTTGACCAACCACAAATAGAGTACTATCTGGATCTGCTCTTGGTGCCTCTTTTGATCCACTCATACGGGGGGTGTGCATTGTCGTTGGGAGGGTGTCACTGATTCTGCAAGATATTGACACACACTGCCTGATCCTGAACATCCCACAGTGGCCAGAGAACTACTGAGAACCAGAAACTCCAAACATTCGATAACAATACCACCAGTTTATCTGACAATTTGAATTGAGAAATATCAGGGTATTTGTATCACTTTATTCTGCCACAGCCCACAGCAAGGACAGAATCATGGGAACTTAGATACTGGACAACATGGGGTCCTCATTGCTTCAGGTGGGACTAGGAGAATCAAGATGTACAGAAATATGAAAATGATGACAGAATAATATACAGAAATGGGAAATAGCAACATACAACTTGTTTCTTCACTCCAAAGATTTGAGCAGCCGGAATAAGCCAGCTGCTTCCCTTATTCGTGAGAATTCAATGCAGAACGCCTGTACCTCGATGAAAAGATCTTGAACTGCAACATGCACAAACAGAACTAATATTTACTGACATTCAAAACATTGTAAAATGGAATAAACAAGGAttcagatgatgatttgaatagcaCCAGACAGCCCATAATTAATGATAAATACAAATAGCAGCAGTCAATTGTATTTGTTGCTTCTTTCACTAAGGGCCTCTGTGATTCACGGGAATATCAAAGAACAGTTCAGTTGTAAGGCTGTGCAATAATCATTCATATGAAGTAACAAAAATGGGACAGCAAACATGCAGTTCTGTCACCATTATCTTGGATCATTATGGATTAAGGCAAAACAAATCAATGAGaactcaaatatatatatatatatatatatatatatatatatataacagtGTACAGATGAAGTTGTCTCTGCTAAGCACACAACAATATGCTCACCGTTAATTATCTGGTTTCGGATGAGGCTCTGGAGGAAAACACAAACTAGTCTCACCAGTCTGTTCTGCATGTATTTATCCTGCACAGAAAAAATAATTATATCAAACGAATTTAGAAATTTACCAAGTGAGATGATCAATAGGAATTCATTAGCCTCTAAGCAAATGATAAGATGCAGTGGCATCAGCCATGCAAGGCTTTTCTTCAGAGTAGAAAATGTTTCGTAAGCACAGAAATTATTCCGCAGTGATGCAAAACATGGAACAGCTGCTGCTAATTACACATGGGTTGTCAATTATGCAAGCACTTTAGTTCACAAAACAACCAAGGGTACTTATTCCCATGGGAAAAATAACCTAAATTTCTCCCCATTTTCACAATATTTGTCACCATATCCCAAGCATTACATTTAAGAGAGACTGAGAAATGATCATGCATGCTCCTCCCATGGGCAAAATAGCCTGAATTATTCCCATTTTTCACAATATTTGTCATCATCCCACTGTGCGCAGCCGCAAAGACCAAGGaagcattaaatttaagagaCTTGATGATAGATGATCATGTGTACTCCGAATAACTGACAGAAGAATACAACTATCTAGCAGCTTCCAAACGATTTTCAAGCAAGCGCAAAGATTTAGAAATATAACATTAACTATAGCATTCGTTATTTTTTCAAAGGAAAAATGCTTTCAAAGGATTATCCGTAATCCAAGGACAGTTATcgtgaaacagagggagtaactGAATAAAGCAAATCAACATGCAGAGGTTTGATATCCACATGGGAAAATGCATCTAAGGTTAAATTGTGAAATAACTGATTGTGTAAGCATTAAAACAATATTGTTTAGCCAAGTCATTCAAATTGAATGAATCAGAGGAATAAGAACAGACCTTAATGTTTTGACATGATTGAATACAATTTGAGATGTATTCATGGACAAATCCTGTTGGAAGTTCAACCGCAGTAGTAAGTCTGTTTACAACTTCCATAGAGTGTAGGCTCATCTCCATGTGCACAAGAACATCGAAATAACTAGAAGGAATCAAGGAAGAGGATCAGTACTAAGAAAAAAAGCTGCCGCGGTGACAATCACTATAGCAGAGCATGCCAGAGAAAGAAACAGACATACCCTGCAATGTCAGGAGAGTTCATAAGCTTCGAAAGAAGCTCGACAGCAATGAGTGGATTATGCTCAACAAGGTCCTGAAACCATAGATAGTTCTATCAGACTGAAGACATGAATCGTGTGGGGAGAGATCAACATTAACGAGAGTAATACATACTGGAAGTTTCTGTGGCGTCATCCCGCAATGATACACTAGCTTAGAGTCCTTTGCCAATTCTATAACAACTTGCTGAGAAAAGCTGCGAATAAATTAGGCttgtaccatatgaaaatatcttATGTGCGAATAAATATGCATGCACGACAGAAAAGGGTGCTGAAAGCCTTGGTGCCACAATAATATCCAGCACCATGATGAAAGAAAAGATTGAAGAGAATGCAAAAAAAACTTATTGAAGTATTAAAGCTGCCTAAATATTTATCAAAACAATTATTTCTTCCTAGCTTAAATTGATATAGGGCAAATAATAGAATGGAGCAGCGAACCTCCTGTTGGCCAGGTCCAAGTGGACCCTTTAAGGCTCTTGCAATCAAATCTCGGATCGCAGCCCCACGACTTGTGTCAGCACACATGCTATAATCCCACAATAGCTCATGGTTGTTGTCAGGGTTCAGCCACTGTAGCTGTATTTTCAGAACAAGTACATTCATATTAAGACTATAACTGGATCGAAAGTACACTCTTGGCGAACTAGTACATTACCTCCCCGTCAAGTATATGAAGTCTTGGGGGTGTCGGCCGTATCCACTGGGGACCCAATCTTCCCCATGATTTTTCTTGGAGCAAAGCATTAAGAGCAGACTCCCTATCATCAGATGCACATTCTTGTTTTCCTACGGGCGGTGATATCCTAGAAATGATACGATATAGCAAAACAATTCCATCAGGAAAAGCGCAAGAAGAAATAAGGACTCCAAGCACATCATAACTTTGGGAGGAGGCAGCTGACCACACATACTCTGATGAATTGGCACAACTCTGAGGTATATCTGGATCCGGTATAGCACATCTGACGGTA encodes:
- the LOC124658208 gene encoding uncharacterized protein At5g01610-like, which translates into the protein MAPSNSNATYPFLVLLLLLAAVAVAAEATPTAYDMLERYDFPRGILPEGVQGYDLGPDGGFQVYFPRECQFLLGKQWLVKYNKRIAGTATADKLAALEGIYVKVLFLWIPVAEVDRDGDRLSFYIGPVSTSFPLGDFADSPHCRGYDAAAVAVAVS
- the LOC124653194 gene encoding CCR4-NOT transcription complex subunit 11-like; its protein translation is MSADALVPVPTLRPDERAGILTLVAAAARPLGDVVADFLARFPRERRLRVGATLCFLLEDKKMLHPTGRLIAFAILHQSYSSQPVNPYVPLLLDAACDETSDKSERAFVQLLLMANGNNNNEVLQQSAVDYINGPDSASQALLPREQLEKQYCGNSVQPQPQASSFRSATVRCAIPDPDIPQSCANSSEISPPVGKQECASDDRESALNALLQEKSWGRLGPQWIRPTPPRLHILDGELQWLNPDNNHELLWDYSMCADTSRGAAIRDLIARALKGPLGPGQQEQVVIELAKDSKLVYHCGMTPQKLPDLVEHNPLIAVELLSKLMNSPDIAGYFDVLVHMEMSLHSMEVVNRLTTAVELPTGFVHEYISNCIQSCQNIKDKYMQNRLVRLVCVFLQSLIRNQIINVQDLFIEVQAFCIEFSRIREAAGLFRLLKSLE